A single genomic interval of Rosistilla ulvae harbors:
- a CDS encoding uracil-DNA glycosylase family protein, with translation MARRWADINMPNKTATRLIESAANLADEVDRLSFAEPVTHVYNPLRYAAAAHRMYLSRYAKPTCKVLLLGMNPGPWGMSQTGVPFGEIGAVRNWMKIETEVEKPDPEHPKRPIEGFACQRSEVSGRRLWGLFAERFPDPKDFFKTHFVANYCPLVFMEASARNVTPDKLSKAERGALEQVCDAHLAEVIEALDPTWVVGVGAFAEKCAGRVLTGDRKLAKILHPSPASPAANRGWAEAATKQLEDLQIW, from the coding sequence ATGGCGAGACGTTGGGCCGACATCAATATGCCCAATAAAACCGCTACTCGATTGATCGAATCTGCCGCGAACCTGGCCGACGAAGTCGACCGATTGTCGTTCGCCGAACCGGTGACGCACGTCTACAACCCGCTGCGGTATGCCGCTGCGGCGCACCGGATGTATCTGTCGCGATACGCCAAACCGACCTGCAAGGTTCTGCTGCTGGGAATGAATCCCGGGCCGTGGGGGATGTCGCAGACCGGTGTTCCGTTTGGCGAGATCGGTGCGGTCCGGAACTGGATGAAGATCGAAACCGAAGTCGAAAAGCCCGATCCCGAACATCCGAAGCGGCCGATCGAAGGTTTCGCTTGCCAACGCAGCGAGGTCTCCGGACGGCGGCTGTGGGGACTGTTTGCCGAACGTTTCCCCGATCCCAAAGATTTTTTTAAGACGCACTTTGTGGCAAACTATTGCCCGCTGGTCTTCATGGAAGCGTCGGCTCGGAACGTGACTCCCGACAAGTTATCCAAAGCCGAACGGGGCGCGTTGGAACAGGTCTGCGATGCGCATTTGGCTGAAGTGATCGAGGCTCTCGATCCGACTTGGGTTGTGGGAGTCGGTGCGTTTGCTGAAAAATGTGCCGGCCGCGTGCTGACGGGAGATCGCAAATTGGCGAAAATCTTACACCCCAGCCCCGCCAGCCCCGCTGCCAACCGAGGCTGGGCCGAAGCGGCGACCAAACAACTCGAAGACCTCCAGATTTGGTGA
- a CDS encoding WecB/TagA/CpsF family glycosyltransferase has protein sequence MIDSGKHSVIGVNVDAVDYEAAVAKIMHAAIGRQSMSVTALAVHGVMTGYLDREQNYRLNRFDLVCPDGQPVRWALNLLHGCGLSDRVYGPELTLRLCQACVEQQQSIFLFGGTDEMNAVLIDKLAEKFPGLKVAGARASRFRTLSSEECSELADEINASGASLCFVGIGCPRQETFAFEMRDRISMPLIAVGAAFAFHANLLPQAPSWMQRAGLEWLFRLVKEPTRLWRRYLYLNPLYLSLLALQRLGIFKGRTDDGIPPQQEVLFG, from the coding sequence ATGATTGATTCGGGAAAACACAGTGTGATCGGCGTCAATGTCGACGCGGTCGACTATGAAGCCGCCGTTGCCAAGATCATGCATGCAGCGATCGGGCGACAATCGATGTCGGTCACGGCGCTGGCGGTGCATGGCGTGATGACCGGCTATTTGGATCGTGAGCAGAACTATCGGCTGAATCGATTCGATCTCGTCTGTCCCGATGGGCAACCGGTCCGTTGGGCGCTGAACCTGTTGCACGGCTGTGGGCTCAGCGACCGCGTCTACGGTCCCGAATTGACGCTGCGGTTGTGCCAGGCGTGCGTCGAACAACAGCAATCGATCTTCCTGTTCGGTGGGACCGACGAGATGAATGCTGTTTTGATCGACAAGCTGGCCGAGAAGTTTCCTGGTCTGAAAGTCGCCGGCGCGCGAGCCTCTCGTTTCCGAACGCTCTCCTCCGAGGAGTGTTCCGAACTGGCCGACGAGATCAACGCCAGCGGTGCCAGTTTGTGTTTCGTCGGGATCGGATGCCCACGACAGGAAACGTTTGCGTTTGAAATGCGCGATCGGATCTCGATGCCACTGATCGCTGTGGGGGCTGCGTTTGCGTTTCATGCCAACCTGTTGCCGCAGGCACCTTCATGGATGCAGCGTGCCGGGCTGGAGTGGCTGTTTCGTCTCGTCAAAGAGCCGACGCGACTGTGGCGCCGCTATCTGTACCTCAATCCGCTGTACCTAAGCTTGTTGGCCTTGCAACGGCTGGGTATCTTCAAAGGCCGTACCGACGACGGCATCCCGCCCCAGCAAGAGGTGTTGTTTGGGTGA
- a CDS encoding glycosyltransferase translates to METGKRPVRIVARQNGVGLDRDVQLLQSTLPPGTLVENYSVRSLASIADRFKSLCCSPAPGSLPLNVLVERVPWAWVKNQGQSVLLPNQERFPKRLLHRLRDIDIVLCKSRHAEEIFSRHAKQARFIGFTSLDRRLPEVAPDYGKFFHLAGSSTLKGTQMLLELWSQNPQWPTLTIVQHPRHAPETVPANVALFKEYLTDAVLQRMQNEHGIHLCPSRSEGWGHYIVEAMSCAAVVVTTDAPPMNELVDESRGFLVPWNHSQPRHLGTDFFVDPAELQRVINEILATETASLEERGQAARGWFETNEVEFETRARELFLELLQ, encoded by the coding sequence ATGGAGACTGGAAAGCGGCCCGTTCGCATCGTCGCTCGCCAAAACGGTGTCGGGCTCGATCGCGACGTTCAACTGTTGCAAAGCACGCTGCCGCCGGGAACGCTCGTCGAAAACTACTCGGTCCGCTCGCTCGCTTCGATCGCCGACCGCTTCAAATCGCTCTGCTGCTCCCCCGCGCCGGGATCTCTGCCGCTGAACGTGCTGGTCGAACGGGTCCCATGGGCCTGGGTGAAGAATCAAGGGCAAAGCGTTCTGCTGCCCAATCAAGAACGGTTCCCCAAACGTCTGCTGCATCGGCTGCGAGACATCGACATCGTGTTGTGCAAGTCGCGGCATGCCGAAGAGATTTTTAGCCGGCACGCCAAACAAGCCCGCTTCATCGGCTTCACGTCGTTGGATCGGCGACTGCCCGAGGTCGCTCCCGATTACGGCAAGTTCTTCCACTTGGCGGGCAGCAGCACGCTCAAGGGCACACAAATGCTGCTGGAACTGTGGAGCCAGAATCCGCAGTGGCCAACGCTGACGATCGTCCAACATCCGCGACACGCTCCCGAAACGGTTCCGGCAAACGTCGCGCTGTTCAAGGAGTATCTGACCGATGCGGTCCTGCAACGGATGCAAAACGAACACGGGATTCATCTGTGCCCGTCGCGATCCGAAGGCTGGGGACATTACATCGTCGAAGCGATGTCGTGCGCCGCGGTCGTCGTCACCACCGACGCTCCGCCGATGAACGAGCTTGTCGATGAGTCGCGTGGCTTCCTGGTCCCTTGGAACCATTCGCAGCCGCGGCATCTGGGGACAGACTTTTTTGTCGACCCCGCCGAATTGCAACGCGTGATCAACGAGATTTTGGCGACCGAAACCGCTTCGCTCGAGGAAAGAGGCCAAGCCGCTCGCGGCTGGTTCGAAACCAACGAAGTCGAATTTGAAACCCGCGCTCGCGAGCTGTTCCTCGAACTGTTGCAGTAG
- the araD gene encoding L-arabinonate dehydratase, with amino-acid sequence MSERPRKTPEQLRSYRYFGPDDLRSFGHRSRQKQAGFATEEFKDKPVIGILNTWNDLISCHAHFRQRAEDVKRGVWQAGGFPVEIPVMGLSETFMKPTSMYYRNLLAMETEETLRTYPLDAVILMGGCDKTTPAMLMGARSVDIPSIFMPGGPMSRTSWRGEPLGSGSDVWKYWDQRGAGRLSCEAWCELEDHIAASPGHCMTMGTASTMTAIAETMGLCLPGSSSVPATHSSHSRMASATGSRAVELAWLDIKPSEFMTPESFDNAITALMAIGGSTNAIVHLMALAGRAEVPLTLERFDEISQKTPVVGNLRPAGKYVMADLFDAGGLQGLLHRIGDLLNLDCPNVAGTTLGEAIEGAEVYDEDVIRPRSNPLSESSSLAVLRGNLAPDGCVIKPPAAEKHLLQHRGPAAVFKNYPDLKARIHDPALGLTANHVIVLQNAGPLGAPGIPEWGMLPIPKYLLEQGVTDMVRISDARMSGTSYGACVLHVAPESFVGGPLAFVQDGDMIRLDVAGRQIELEISDEELASRRSGWTQPENKFTRGYGKLYFEQTTQADLGCDFRFLHADGSKDKDPEIN; translated from the coding sequence ATGAGTGAGCGACCACGCAAGACGCCCGAACAACTCCGCAGCTACCGCTACTTCGGCCCCGACGACCTGCGTTCCTTCGGGCATCGGTCGCGTCAGAAGCAGGCCGGGTTTGCAACCGAGGAGTTTAAAGACAAGCCGGTGATCGGGATCTTGAACACCTGGAACGATCTGATTTCGTGCCACGCCCACTTCCGCCAACGAGCCGAAGACGTCAAGCGAGGCGTTTGGCAGGCGGGTGGATTTCCCGTCGAGATTCCCGTGATGGGACTCAGCGAAACGTTCATGAAGCCGACCTCGATGTACTATCGCAATCTGTTGGCGATGGAGACCGAAGAGACGCTGCGGACCTATCCGTTGGACGCGGTGATCTTGATGGGAGGCTGCGACAAGACGACGCCGGCGATGTTGATGGGAGCTCGCAGCGTCGATATTCCCAGCATCTTCATGCCGGGCGGGCCGATGTCGCGGACCAGTTGGCGCGGCGAACCGCTGGGGAGCGGCAGCGACGTTTGGAAATATTGGGATCAACGCGGCGCGGGGCGTCTGTCGTGCGAAGCCTGGTGCGAATTGGAAGATCACATCGCCGCATCGCCCGGCCACTGCATGACGATGGGAACCGCATCGACAATGACCGCGATCGCCGAAACGATGGGGCTGTGCCTGCCCGGATCCTCGTCGGTTCCCGCGACGCATTCGTCTCACTCGCGGATGGCATCGGCCACCGGATCCCGCGCCGTCGAACTCGCTTGGCTGGACATCAAGCCGTCGGAGTTCATGACTCCCGAATCGTTCGACAATGCGATCACCGCGTTGATGGCGATCGGCGGATCTACCAACGCGATCGTTCACTTGATGGCTTTGGCTGGACGAGCCGAGGTGCCGTTGACGCTGGAACGCTTCGACGAGATCTCGCAGAAGACGCCTGTCGTCGGCAACTTGCGGCCAGCTGGAAAATACGTGATGGCCGATCTGTTTGATGCCGGCGGGCTGCAGGGGCTGTTGCATCGGATCGGCGACCTGTTGAATCTCGATTGCCCCAATGTCGCCGGAACGACGCTGGGCGAAGCGATCGAGGGAGCGGAGGTGTACGACGAGGATGTGATTCGTCCGCGCTCGAATCCGCTGAGCGAATCGAGCAGCTTGGCCGTGCTGCGCGGCAACCTGGCTCCCGACGGTTGCGTGATCAAACCGCCAGCGGCTGAGAAACATTTGTTGCAGCATCGCGGGCCGGCAGCCGTCTTCAAGAATTACCCCGATCTGAAGGCTCGGATTCATGATCCCGCCTTGGGGCTGACCGCAAACCACGTGATCGTCTTGCAAAACGCAGGTCCCTTGGGCGCTCCGGGGATTCCCGAATGGGGCATGCTGCCGATTCCAAAATATCTGTTGGAACAGGGCGTGACCGATATGGTCCGAATCTCCGACGCGCGGATGAGCGGCACCAGTTACGGCGCGTGCGTGCTGCACGTGGCACCGGAATCGTTTGTCGGCGGACCGCTAGCGTTTGTGCAAGATGGCGACATGATTCGTTTGGATGTCGCCGGACGGCAGATCGAACTAGAGATCAGCGACGAGGAACTCGCCAGTCGCCGCAGCGGTTGGACGCAGCCGGAGAACAAGTTCACTCGCGGTTACGGCAAACTGTACTTCGAACAGACGACGCAGGCCGATCTCGGCTGCGACTTCCGCTTCTTGCACGCCGACGGCAGCAAAGACAAAGATCCCGAGATCAATTGA